ATCAGCCAACATTAAAAATAAATGTAAGCGACAGTAACCAGAGTTTCACACCAATGCTTACAGGTAATATCAACTGGGTGGCTGCAAGTGAAGCTGCACATTTCTGGCATCTCTTTATTCGTTTTCCGAAAACAAATACTATTTATGAATGGAACCAGTTGGTGTACACGAATGATGTAGCAAAAGTGTCAAAAGAAATTGAAGAGATCATCGCCAATCATCGTGACCGCTTTTTTGATAATGCAGAAGCGCAAGGTGAAACATTGATGAAGCTGGTACATACAGATCGTTACATTACCAAGCCTGTTGAAAAAGCTGTACAATTGCCGGCATTTAATCTGCCTTATTACGAAGGGTTCAATAAATATAACAACAGTAAATACTGGATGGGTGTGTACCGCAGAGATGAATTGTTTAGTGTTGATTTTCTGAAAGAAGTATGCAAGCTTTGTTTGGAAACCAAGATCGGTCAGTTATGCTCCACTCCATGGAAGAGCATTATTGTAAAAGGGATTGATGAAAAAGATAAACGTAAATGGAGTTTGTTGCTGGATAAATTTCATCTCAATGTGCGACATGCAGCCAACGAATTAAATTTCCAGGTAGAAGATGATTGCAGCGAAGGATTAGCGTTGAAAAACTATCTTGTTAAGCAATTGAATAATGATGATACCCGCACATTCGGTCTTTGTATTGGTATTAAAACAAGAAGCAAGAGCGAAGTGTTCAGTAGCATACTGGTAAAACGTAAACCCCTATTGAAATTATTCGGTTGGGAGTTATTGTATGTGTACGATATTCTTTGTGCCAATGATTTCAACCCCAATGCACGTACAGGTTTTGTATTCAGCAGCAACAATCCAAAGTTTTTACTCTCTGAACAGTTGCGTCGTTCGGTAAATGCATTTTACCAGAACCGTGAAGGAAAGATGGCTATTGTTGAGAAAGTATTACCTGCGAAAAAGGAAGTAGAGAAGAAGCCCGTTGCACAATATGTTCATCAATGCACGGACTGTTTAACGGTATATGATGAAACGGTGGGCGAACCTGAAAGTAATATTGCAGCAGGAGTGAAGTTCGAATCGTTACCTGCAGATTATTGTTGCCCTTTATGCGATGCAGGTAAAGAAAGTTTTACAAAAATTGAAAAATCGAAACTGGGTTTACAAACCGTTTAATTCAGCATGTGCATTAAAGTTGCGGAAGCAGGTTTTTTGTGCATCGTTTAATTGAATGCTGAATACAGTTAAATGATCCAACATAAACTTCATGCTGTGTCTTGTTAACGAACCGTTTTGCAGCATGTCGAAAATTGTTGCAAGTCCTTTTGCAGTATAAATCGCACACAATGGCTCTGGTTCATGATCGTTCATAAACACATAGGCGTCATAGCCGGGGTTTTGTTTATAAGCAGCAGAAAGTTCTTTGATCAATATTGGTTCCATCAGCGGCATATCACACGCAAACACAAACAGGTCTTCAGTGTTGAATTGGAGATGAGCGCTCAACACACCCAGCAATGGCCCGTGCAATTTTAAAGAAGCAGCATCAACAAACAGATCATCGGCAGCAAATACTTCTGCATAATCATTCAGCTGTTGCCTGTTCACAGAAAGTTTTACAGGAATACCGAGAATACTGAGTTTGTCAACAGCAGTTTGCGCCCATGTATTTGCTTCAAGTTTCAGCAAGCCTTTGTCGCTGCCCATTCTTGTGCTTTGTCCGCCGCATAAAATTATTCCGATCATAACACTAAAGTGAACTTTGATGATGTGGTTTAGTATCAGCATGTCCAAGGCTTTTACCCGGACTTACAATATCTCTCACCACCTGTTTCAGTTCTTTGATCTCA
The DNA window shown above is from Lacibacter sp. H375 and carries:
- the mobA gene encoding molybdenum cofactor guanylyltransferase, whose amino-acid sequence is MIGIILCGGQSTRMGSDKGLLKLEANTWAQTAVDKLSILGIPVKLSVNRQQLNDYAEVFAADDLFVDAASLKLHGPLLGVLSAHLQFNTEDLFVFACDMPLMEPILIKELSAAYKQNPGYDAYVFMNDHEPEPLCAIYTAKGLATIFDMLQNGSLTRHSMKFMLDHLTVFSIQLNDAQKTCFRNFNAHAELNGL
- a CDS encoding rubredoxin, which codes for MNSSTTIKINFRGGIISPGDLYNILVAATKAGIKHVSFGLRQQLLISVSVENRQSLLSELDLIDIAYETGNEQYPNIVSSYPAEEIFINNTWLSEGVYKDIFDGIDYQPTLKINVSDSNQSFTPMLTGNINWVAASEAAHFWHLFIRFPKTNTIYEWNQLVYTNDVAKVSKEIEEIIANHRDRFFDNAEAQGETLMKLVHTDRYITKPVEKAVQLPAFNLPYYEGFNKYNNSKYWMGVYRRDELFSVDFLKEVCKLCLETKIGQLCSTPWKSIIVKGIDEKDKRKWSLLLDKFHLNVRHAANELNFQVEDDCSEGLALKNYLVKQLNNDDTRTFGLCIGIKTRSKSEVFSSILVKRKPLLKLFGWELLYVYDILCANDFNPNARTGFVFSSNNPKFLLSEQLRRSVNAFYQNREGKMAIVEKVLPAKKEVEKKPVAQYVHQCTDCLTVYDETVGEPESNIAAGVKFESLPADYCCPLCDAGKESFTKIEKSKLGLQTV